One segment of Ricinus communis isolate WT05 ecotype wild-type chromosome 8, ASM1957865v1, whole genome shotgun sequence DNA contains the following:
- the LOC8281588 gene encoding LRR receptor-like serine/threonine-protein kinase IOS1, which produces MEIILFQFFSKFFGVLALIVLVHCQDQSGFISLDCGLPGNTSYSDATTTLNFISDASYIEIGISKSLAPEFSTNSIFRPLWYVRSFPQGSRNCYNVTLTKDTEYLIRATFMYGNYDGMNQRPSFDLYLGPNKWVSVQILNGSIPVRKEIIHHPKRKYIHVCLVNTNSGTPFISALELRPLKNGTYVSESGSLALFDRADISSITNQTVRYPDDVYDRRWSPFHFVEWTDISTTETIDLGKSNSYQLPSTVMRSAGTPRNSSSPMEVTIAAEDPTLKFYAYFHFAEIVKLDANQSREFNITLNGDIWYGPITLHYLYSTTVSSGYAISGGTYDFQIFKVGGSTLPPLLNAVEVYYIVELLQLETKQEDVYAMIKIKSTYKITRNWQGDPCAPQDYVWEGLKCNYSNSASPVIISLDLSSSGLTGDVPPVFANLKSLESLDLSNNSLTGPVPDFLSQLKSLKVLDLTGNKLTGIIPDDLFKRSQSGLLLLSFGGNPELCASVSCSNNNKKKKNNNNFVVPVVASIAALLVIVAALTIICCCRRRKQQVARNEEADTKETYEPREMRNRRFTYSEVLKLTKNFESVLGRGGFGTVYYGYLGDIEVAVKVLSTSSVQGYKEFEAEVKLLLRVHHKNLTTLVGYCDEGGNMILIYEYMANGNLRQHLSGEHPDILSWEGRLKIALETAQGLEYLHNGCKPPIVHRDVKTANILLDDKFQAKLADFGLSRMFPAEGGTHVSTIVAGTPGYLDPEYYVRNWLTEKSDVYSFGVVLLEIITSRSVISQTSEKTHVSQWVKPMLERGDIKNIVDSRLCGDFDTNTAWKAAELAMACVSATSTERPSMSQVVMELSECLKTEMARTREGYCSAQSNSSAELMSVNVLSTVLSPRSR; this is translated from the exons ATGGAGATAATCTTATTCCAgttcttttctaaattttttggTGTTTTAGCGCTTATAGTTTTGGTACACTGCCAGGATCAGTCAG gTTTTATTAGCCTTGATTGTGGTTTGCCAGGAAATACTAGCTATTCTGATGCAACAACCaccctaaattttatttcagatGCATCATACATTGAAATTGGTATAAGTAAGAGCTTAGCTCCTGAGTTTAGTACAAATAGCATTTTCCGACCGCTATGGTATGTAAGAAGCTTTCCCCAAGGCAGCAGAAATTGCTATAATGTCACACTTACCAAAGATACTGAATATTTGATCAGAGCTACTTTCATGTATGGAAATTATGATGGTATGAATCAGAGACCCTCTTTTGATTTGTATTTAGGACCTAACAAATGGGTCAGTGTACAAATTCTCAATGGATCCATTCCTGTGAGAAAGGAGATCATACATCATCCTAAACGGAAATACATACATGTCTGTCTTGTAAACACGAATTCCGGAACACCCTTCATATCAGCATTGGAACTAAGGCCTCTGAAGAATGGCACATATGTCTCCGAGTCTGGATCGCTGGCGCTGTTCGACCGGGCAGATATTAGTTCAATAACCAATCAGACAGTCAG GTATCCAGATGATGTCTATGATCGTCGTTGGTCTCCATTTCATTTTGTCGAATGGACAGATATAAGTACCACAGAGACCATTGATTTAGGAAAAAGTAATAGTTACCAGCTACCATCAACTGTTATGAGAAGTGCAGGAACACCAAGAAACAGCAGTAGTCCCATGGAAGTAACCATAGCAGCTGAGGACCCTACTTTGAAATTTTATGCCTATTTTCACTTTGCAGAAATTGTAAAGCTTGATGCAAACCAGTCTCGTGAATTCAACATCACTTTGAATGGAGATATCTGGTATGGACCTATTACTCTTCATTACTTATATTCAACTACTGTTTCAAGTGGATATGCCATCTCTGGAGGAACATatgattttcaaatctttAAAGTTGGAGGTTCAACCCTGCCGCCCCTTCTCAACGCAGTTGAAGTTTATTACATAGTTGAACTCTTACAGTTAGAAACAAAGCAAGAAGATG tttatgctatgattaaaaTCAAGTCAACCTATAAAATAACAAGGAACTGGCAAGGAGATCCATGTGCTCCACAGGATTATGTGTGGGAAGGTCTTAAATGCAATTACAGTAATAGTGCATCACCTGTAATCATATCATT GGACTTGTCTTCGAGCGGATTGACAGGGGACGTACCCCCTGTTTTCGCTAATCTGAAATCACTCGAATCTCT GGACTTATCTAACAATAGTTTAACGGGACCTGTGCCTGATTTTCTCTCTCAATTAAAATCCTTGAAAGTCTT AGACTTGACAGGAAACAAGCTCACAGGTATAATTCCAGATGATCTCTTCAAAAGATCTCAAAGTGGTTTACTGTTGCTAAG TTTTGGCGGCAACCCAGAACTTTGTGCCTCAGTGTCATGCAGTAACaataacaagaagaagaagaataataataacttcGTTGTTCCAGTTGTGGCGTCCATTGCTGCATTACTTGTCATTGTAGCTGCATTGACAATTATATGTTGCTGTAGAAGAAGAAAGCAGCAAG TAGCAAGGAATGAGGAAGCTGATACCAAGGAAACATATGAACCTCGGGAGATGAGAAACCGACGATTCACTTACTCTGAGGTCCTGAAACTTACTAAGAATTTTGAGAGTGTCCTTGGTAGAGGAGGATTTGGAACAGTTTATTATGGCTACTTGGGTGATATTGAAGTAGCAGTAAAGGTGCTCTCCACTTCTTCTGTTCAAGGATACAAAGAGTTCGAGGCAGAG GTCAAACTTCTTTTGAGGGTTCATCACAAAAACTTGACTACCCTTGTCGGATACTGCGATGAAGGCGGAAACATGATTCTCATTTATGAATACATGGCTAATGGGAACCTAAGACAGCATCTTTCAG GCGAACATCCAGACATCTTAAGCTGGGAGGGGAGATTAAAAATAGCCCTTGAGACAGCACAAG GACTGGAGTATCTTCATAATGGCTGCAAGCCACCAATTGTACACAGGGACGTGAAGActgcaaatattttattggatGATAAGTTCCAAGCAAAATTAGCTGATTTTGGACTCTCTAGAATGTTTCCAGCTGAAGGTGGCACTCATGTGTCAACAATTGTTGCTGGCACTCCTGGATACCTTGATCCCGA GTACTATGTAAGAAACTGGTTAACTGAGAAAAGTGATGTGTATAGTTTTGGAGTTGTTCTTTTAGAGATCATCACGAGCCGATCTGTGATTTCTCAGACCAGTGAGAAGACCCATGTAAGCCAATGGGTTAAACCAATGCTTGAAAGAGGGGATATCAAGAACATTGTGGATTCAAGATTATGTGGAGATTTCGACACGAATACTGCATGGAAAGCTGCAGAACTGGCAATGGCGTGTGTATCTGCAACTTCTACTGAAAGGCCAAGTATGAGCCAAGTGGTGATGGAATTGAGCGAGTGTCTAAAAACAGAAATGGCTCGGACAAGGGAAGGGTACTGCAGTGCTCAGTCAAATAGTTCAGCTGAATTAATGTCTGTGAATGTGCTTAGTACCGTACTATCTCCCCGGTCAAGATAG